A genomic region of Polypterus senegalus isolate Bchr_013 chromosome 17, ASM1683550v1, whole genome shotgun sequence contains the following coding sequences:
- the LOC120517354 gene encoding gap junction beta-3 protein-like, translating to MDWKTFQALLSGVNKYSTAFGRIWLSVVFVFRVMVYVVAAERVWGDEQKDFDCNTRQPGCSNVCYDFFFPISHIRLWALQLIFVTCPSLMVVMHVAYREDREKKHKKLHGENCAKLYKDTGKKHGGLWWTYLISLFVKLGIEIAFLYILHYIYNSFDLPRMVKCEVNPCPNQVDCFIGRPTEKRVFTYFMVGASALCIVLSICEIIYLITKRFVRCAQKVKKRSKAHSVTYSKASTCQCNTGMNHMELKPFNKNDNLRASAPNLSTV from the coding sequence ATGGACTGGAAGACTTTCCAGGCCCTCCTTAGCGGAGTGAACAAGTATTCAACAGCTTTTGGACGCATCTGGTTGTCAGTCGTATTTGTGTTCAGGGTTATGGTGTACGTTGTTGCTGCTGAACGAGTGTGGGGAGATGAACAGAAGGACTTTGACTGTAACACCCGACAGCCTGGGTGCAGTAATGTTTGCTATGATTTTTTCTTTCCTATCTCCCACATCCGGTTATGGGCCCTTCAGCTTATCTTTGTCACATGTCCTTCATTGATGGTAGTCATGCATGTGGCTTACAGGGAAGACCgtgagaaaaagcacaagaaacTTCATGGTGAAAACTGTGCCAAACTCTACAAGGACACTGGAAAGAAACATGGTGGCCTATGGTGGACCTACTTGATCAGCTTGTTTGTTAAGCTGGGCATTGAAATTGCTTTCCTCTACATCTTACACTATATCTACAACAGCTTTGATCTGCCACGAATGGTCAAATGTGAGGTTAACCCTTGCCCGAACCAAGTTGATTGCTTTATTGGCCGCCCTACAGAGAAAAGAGTTTTCACTTACTTTATGGTGGGTGCCTCAGCATTATGTATTGTGTTAAGCATTTGCGAAATCATCTATTTGATTACAAAGAGATTCGTTCGTTGTGCCCAAAAGGTGAAAAAACGATCAAAAGCGCACTCTGTGACCTACAGCAAAGCTTCTACTTGCCAATGCAACACTGGCATGAACCACATGGAACTAAAGCCTTTCAACAAAAACGATAATTTACGGGCTTCAGCACCCAATCTCTCTACTGTTTAG